The DNA sequence GCTCGAAGGTAAATATCTTGAGAGATAGCAAATTGGACAGTTGCAACAACCGCAATCGTTAATGTCACGGCTTTGAAAATCGATTTCAGTTCACCGATTGATGCGTAGGACCATGCTTTTCGATAGAGCCCATAATGCCATGCGAAGGTGTGGTGCGCAATCTGGATTGCAATGACGCTGATGAGCAGCATCTTGTTTGCAAATACATTGATGTTTGGATGCAATATGAAATAACCGATGTAGATCGAGAATAGAACGATGAGTGAGTCGACAACAAACAACAACGTCATTCTTTTTTTTATTGTCATTAGGGGCCCCTTTCTTTTTATTGAGTGCATTGCCGAAAATGAGACTTTTTTCTCACTTCCAATAAATCGTATTTTATTTTTTCTGTAAAACTAGTATAATAGTCTAACAGTATCCCACTATCCAATTAAATGCCACCATTTTTTACATTCAACTATACCTGGTTCCAACAAAATTAAATCTTCATTCGTCAAGATTCGAGCATTGTTTTCAAGTAAAATATCCACTTGGTCATGATGTTTGTGTTTTTCTAGAAAATCAAGACCCTTACCGTAAAGAAACGGACGTTTGACTGCATTATGTACATCAGAACCATAGGCATGGACAAGATTCGCTTCGACGAGTTGCAATGACAGCCTTTGTACCGATTTACCGAAGTGTCCTGCAAGACTGCCAGCTGTCACTTGGGATAATGCGCCATGACTAACGAGTCGTTCAAGACGGCTTGGCTTTTCAGCGATCGCACGGTTTCTTTCTGGATGGGCGATGATCGGCACTTTGTTTAAATTCAAAATACCTTGGATGATTTGTACCGTATATGCGGGAATCCCTGATGAAGGGAGTTCGAGTAATACATACTTCGAATTTGCGAGCGTAAGGGCTTCACCACTGTGCAACTTTTCAATAGTGGACTCTTGAATTCTTATTTCCTGTCCAGCATGTAATTGAATCGCTAAGTCCCGCTTTTTTATTTCTTTCGATAACAGCTTGATTTTTTCAAGTACTACCTGTTTTGGCACATTATAGTGTGGATTATAAGCATGTGGTGTTGCAATTATATCGGTAATTCCCTCGGCAATAGCCACTTCAATTAGTTCCAACGATTCGGATAGTGTTTCCGGGCCATCATCTACGCCCGAAAGGATATGTGCATGCATATCAATCATCTTTTTCCCCCACTTACAATTAGATAGTTAGAAAGAATAATAGTATAAAAGTCTAGACGCTAAATCTCAAATTAGTCACTTAGTCATGATAGTAGAATAATAGTTTTATGACCAAAAAAAAGAATAGGGATTACTCCCCATTCACTCGTCAGTCCCGTAGTATTGAGAGTAATAATGATCCTTGTCGAGTGTGAAATTGTTCAGCACAGCCCCAAGGATATTTGCTTTTGACGAAATAAGTGCGTCTTTCGCTTTAACGATGGCCCCTTTTTCGGTTTCACCAGCGCTTAACACAAGGATTGTCCCTTGACATTTATTGGACAGGATTTGTCCGTCTGTGACCGACAAGACAGGAGGTGCATCAAAAATGACAATATCGTAGAGTCCTGTCATTTCCTCCATCACCTTATTCATCGTCTCTGATGCTAGTAACTCCGCTGGATTTGGCGGAATCGGTCCACATGTAATAACATGCAAATTGTCGATTTCGCTCATTTTCACGACATCTGAAACAGTTGTTTTACGGGTTAATAGATTTGAAAGACCAAGTGTATTTGTCATGTGGAATGTATAGTGAACGGTTGGTTTCCGCATGTCTGCATCGACAAGAAGTACACGTTTGCCTTCTTGCGCGAATACGACAGCCGTATTCGCTGCAACCGTGGACTTTCCATCTCCCGGCGAAGCCGAAGTAAAGAGAAGCGTGCTTAAATCTCGGTCTGGCATCGAGAAGTTGATGTTGGTCCGAAGTGTACGGAATTGTTCCGTTACTATTGATTTTTGATTGGCGTTTGTCACGAGTTTACGCGCGACTGTTTGGATAATTCGTTTCTTCTTTCGTTTCACCACCATATTACACCCTCCTCCTTCTTTGTTCGACTTGCACTTTCGTTTGTTGAATCTCTTTATCTGAAATTGGACTCACTAAACCGAGAATCGGTAGTCCCAGCAGATCTTCAATGTCTTGTTCCGTTTTAACCGTCGTATCCAGATATTCCAATAGAAAAGCAACACCTACTCCGAGCATAAGACCAATCACTGCTGCGATTGCCATATTCAGTTTCGGGTTCGGGTTAATGGGTGACGGATTTTCCGCTAGTTCCGCTTTTGCGAGAATGGTAACGTTGTCGACGTTCATAAGCTTAATGATATCTTCTTGGAAAACGGAAGCAATCGTATTAGCAATTTCCACTGCTTGACGTGGATCAGGATTTTCAACAGCTACGGTTACAACTTGCGAGTTTTGCACACTATCAACTGTAATGTATTCATTTAAATTGCTAGTTGTCATATCCAAGTCTAGCTCTTCTATCACTTTTGAAAGTATGGTAGGGCTTTTAATGATGACATTGTATGTACTAATAAGTTGCAAGTTTGCTTGAATGTCTTGAGCGTTGACTGACGTCGTTTCTTGTTTCGCCTGGGTGATAAGAATTTGTGTCGACGCCTGGTAGATAGGTGTCAAAATCAAGAAACTGACGACACCGCTTATTGTAATTGCAATTACAGTTATGAATGCAATAAGAGATAGCCTTTTTCGGAGTGTTTTAAACAGCTCCTGTAAACTAATTGTTTCTTCCATTATGTATTTGTTCTCCTTTACCATTTCCCTAAATTTTGATAAGCTTCGTCATTATAACACAATTAATTTAATACTATATATGCAATCTTGTAGATTTGTGGCATAATCGTACTAATTAGTACTTTTGAAAGGAGTGCCCAATGAATATAAAAACAGTTATGGCTTACATAGTTCTTATTGGCTGTATCATTCTATTGCTTGGCAGTTATTCCTTGTGGAAAGACAAGCTATCGTCATTCCACAACGATGCTGAAGCATCAAAACCTTCAAATGGAGCTGTTTCGAAAAGTAAGGGCGATGGTGTTACAGAAAAGCCAGATTCACCAGTTACATCTGAATTCGATGTCGAACGTTTATTGTCGTTAACGGCTAATCAAGATGCTTCGGTTCAGAACGTTTTCAAAAGTCGCTTGCAAGCTGGAAAACCACTGAATTTCCTCATTGTAGGATCGGACTTCATGACTAGTGGGAACCCCGGCTTTTCCAAACGGCTGACGTTGTCTTTAAAAGAAGCTTATGGTGATTTCATAACCATTACAGAGAAGTCATTTGATGGTTCATCTGCAACATTTATAGAGAATCTGGATGAAGAATTTAGCATAGATTCGAGCTATGATGTCGTACTATTCGAACCTTTCACATTAACCAATAATGGTGTTGTAAGAGTTGAGGATCAACATGAACACGTCAAAGTGTTCCAACAAAAAATCCAATCTTTCGTAGGGGATTCGGTACTTGTTCTTCAACCGGCACAACCACTTCCACGTGGTATTTTTTACCCACAAGAAGTACAGGCGCTCCAAACATTTGCTGCGTCGATGGACATCCCTTATATTAACCATTGGACCGAATGGATGGATTCAGAGTCAGAAATGCTGCCAAATCTATTAGATGCAAACAGTTCGCCGACTAGCGACGGCTCCGAAGTTTGGGCAAATGCAGTCTCACACTATTTTGTAGCAAAGTAATTGGAGGAATTGAGAATGAGTCGAACAGGTAAAAAAAAGAAGAAATGGCCATGGATTGTTGGCGGAATCGGAATTGTGTTTCTTGGAATTCTTATATATGGACTACTCGTTTTTAAAGGATTCACAGATACTGTTAAAGAAATTCATGAGCCTATTGATCGTGTGGTATCTGATAAGCGGGTCGAGCCAGTCGTTTTTGAACAACAGGAACCGTTCTCTGTTCTTGTGCTTGGTGTCGATGAACGCGCGGATGATGCGGGTCGTTCTGACACGATGATTGTAATGACAGTCAACCCTGCCACGAAGTCTACGAAAATGGTTAGTATTCCACGTGATACATACACGGAAATCGTTGGCAAAGGGGTAAAGGATAAGCTTAACCACGCTTACGCATTCGGCGGGATTGAAATGTCGATGAATAGTGTTGAAGGCTTACTCGATATCCCGATAGACTATGTTGTACAAGTAAATATGGATAGCTTCAAGGATATTGTGGATGCTGTCGGTGGTATTGAAGTCACAAATACTTTGGACTTTAAAGTTGGTAATGATTCATTCCCGAAAGGTCAGCTATCATTAAATGGCGAACAAGCACTAGCCTTTGTAAGAATGCGTTACGAAGATCCACGTGGCGACTTTGGACGACAAGACCGCCAAAAGCAAGTCATTCAAGCTGTCATGCGTGAAGGCGCGTCCATTAACAGTTTAGTTAACCATAAAAGCATCTTCGGCGCGATTGGTAATAATGTAAAGACGAACATGACGTTCGACGAAATGACTGACGTGCAATCGAAATACCGCGACGCGTTCGGACAAGTTGACCAGCTTTACGTTAAAGAGGGTCAAGGTGAAAAGATGAATGGAATCTATTATTACATGATGAATGACGCAGAGTTGGAAGCAATTACAGGTGAATTGAAGGCTCATTTAGAGTTAAAATGATTCTTGAACTCGCGTAATTCCCTACTTTGGTACGATAAGCATCCCCCGAACTGGTTAACGGTCGGGGGATTTTTTGTTGGGGGAGCTTTCATTCAAACTACGAATAATTTTCATTGTTCGTTCCTGGGTACTAATTGATTTGAACGTCGGAAGGGCCCCTATCTGACCTTTCCTTATGCATGTATTCTTGCATTCAGTATGGTACAATCCACATATGAAAAAACTAATCGTTCTGATCATTGTGCTAGGCGTTCTATTCATTTCTTCTGGGCAAACCTATGAACAACAGTCGCTTATCCCTACACTTGAGAAACGGCTGCCGAATGCGCCGTTCGAATCCTCCCTCGCAAAGCTGGAAGTGCCATATTGGGGCACAACGATTTCAGTTGAGGAACGGGGCTATTATCATTTTGTTGAGTTCCTTTTGAGGAAGAGTGCCCATTTTCTAATCTTTGGTGTTCTTGCCGTTGTAATCTATTTGGTATTACCGAAACATACTTTCCGCACACTGACGGCTTTTTGGGTGACAGCTCTCGTCGCTGCCGGCGATGAGTATCATCAATCATTGACGGGCGGACGGACGCCGACGTGGCAGGACGTCGCTCTCGATATGGCAGGGGCGGCTGTGTTCCTTGTTATTTTACGGATGCTCTTCCTGTTGAAACAGTTAAAATCGAAAAAATCGAGAAAAAAAGCAAGAGCCCGCTGAGAAGCGACTCTTGCTTTTTTCTATTTAAAGACCGGTCACTTTGCTCAATAGACTGTTTCTGCGTGCCTTTTTCGCCGCATTGTATTCATCCACTAAGTTTTGGCGTAGGATTTATCGTAACCGTTTGTTACTAAATCTTTCTCCACTGCTTTGATAACACCTGTGAATACTGCCTCGGGATTTGCTTCAAGCCTCTCTGCTGCACCAACGTATTTATTGTAAAAATATGCGTAGCTGATGCTTTCGCCGTTTGTTAGCGGTGTTGCAGCGATGCTAAAACTTGAAGATGGATTTTTATACTAAAAATTAGATGAAACGCAGCCAAAGTGAGACTTTGGCTGCGTTTTTTATAGGGATGGGAAGTTCTGTTTGGTTGGGAACTTTATTGGTTAGGTTGGACGCTCTTTCGGGTTCGTTGGACACTTCACCGATTTGGTTGGACACTCTCACTGAATGGTTGAACGCTTCATTGATTATGTTGGAGACTGTCCGGTTGGTTGAACACCCAACAGTTGCATCTAGTTCCCTAGCCGAATAATTATCACCATTTTTGTTAAGTACTAGAAGTTTAGCTTACACTCTATAATTAGTTCATATAGTGAGTTATCATTCTAAATAGGATTCTGCTATAAAAGTTTAACTATTGGAGGGATTTACATCAAAATGAACAATTTACTAAGAAAGATATACGCGGCTACTGTTTCTGTGGCAGTTGTCTTGGGAGTGATTGTTACTGCAGTACCTGTCACTACCGATGCGGCTGGTACTTCATTTACAGATGTAAAACCGACTCTTAACCATTATGATCCGATTATGAATCTTGCTGGGCGCGGAATTGTCAAAGACTATTCAAATAGTACATATCGTCCGAACACTCAGCTTACGCGTGGACAAGCTTCGAAAATCCTTGCGCTCGCTTTGAAGCTGGATACGATAAACGTCAGAAATCCGGGCTTTAAAGACATCGACAAATCTAATAGCTCTTATAAATATATAGCAGCTCTCGAAAATGCTGGGCTCATTTCAGGATTCGAAGATAATACATTCAAACCTAATACATCCATGACACGTGCCCATATGGCGAAAGCAATCGATCTCGGATTCAAACTCGAAGGTAAATCGACCAGAAATCCGTTCAGAGATGTAAGTAATTCTGCGTGGTATGTGAATCACGTCAAAGCGCTCGTCAGTAATAAAGTGACAAAAGGAAAGTCTTCTACAACTTTCGATCCGAATTCTAGCATAACCCGTACCCAAATGGCATCATTCGTTGTACGTACTGAGAATATCAAAGTCGCATCCAATCCATTCGAGAAGGCGCGTGCTGAAATTAGAAAAGTCGTTACGCAAAATGGTGTCATTGAAGTAGGCGGCAAAGAAGTTGCTGAATCAAAATTTGATAGCAGGACAAATACTTTAACAATGACTGCCTATAATCTTGATGAAGGGATTAAAGGTATGACCGGAATTAATGTTTTCTCTAGTAAATTGCGAGCGCTCGGCGTGAAAAAAATTAGCATAGGTAATGCTAAAGCTGTCGACCTCTCGCGACCCACTGCAAAAGATACGCTGAAAGAAGACTTCTTGGCCCTTTTGAAACCAAGTACTAAACCTTCAGCGTACAGCGATGTATCTGCAGAGGACGTCCAAGTTACACTTTATTCTAACAAAGACGGCATTCAATTCCGAGAAACTTTTAACGTTAACTTCCACGTGTTTGTTCCAAGCACTAATTGAAGGTCGCCCTATCCAAATCCGGATGTTGGCCCTTTTTTACACATGAAAAGAAGTGTAGTCCGATTGAGGTCTACACTTCTTTTTGTTGTTTATCTCAATGAATTGGTGATTTAAATTGGCCGCCGTGTGCTTCTTGCGTGTTCATGATTGTTAAAAATGCTTTCGCATCAACTTCATTGACAATTTGTTTCAACTTACTTATTTCTAGACGCGTCACAACGACGTAAATGACGTCTTTTTCATTGTTGTTATAACCGCCGCTGCCTTTTAGGTTCGTAATACTTCTGCCAAGACGCTCATTGATGGCACTGCCTAGTTCTTCGTATTCATCAGAAACGATAATAACTGCTTTGGTTTCATCCAAACCTTGGATAACTGCATCGATCGTTTTCGAAGCGATATAATACGTCAAAATCGAATACATTGCCTGCTCCATTCCGAGTACAAAACCCGCCCAGGCGAAGATGAAGATGTTGAAAAACATTACAAATTCTCCGACAGAAAACGGTATTTTTTTCGTCAATAATATACCAAGAATCTCTGTTCCGTCGAGTGCACCGCCGTTACGAATAACAAGCCCTACGCCTGCACCGAGCAGCAACCCTCCGAAAACAGTGGCAAGTAGTGGATCTGTTACAAAAGGCTCAAACGATTGAAGCGGAATTTCTACAAGCGCAAGTGCAACAATCGCAAAAGCGGAAGATATAAAAAAGTTCTTCCCAATATATTTGTAACCAAAAAATAGGAACGGCAAGTTAATTATAAGAATGAGTAAACCAAATGGGATATCCGTTAAATAGTTAAGGATAAGTGAAATCCCGATGATCCCGCCGTCAATAATAGAGTTTGGTACAAGAAATAATTCAATAGCGGCAGCTGCCATCGTAGCTCCAACTAAAATGAAGAAGTAGCGGAAAATGAAATGAATGCGTGTTTCTTTTTTGTGCTGTTTTTTCATGAAGGGGTTACAGTCCTTTTTGCAGTTTTTTGGTAACTACCATTATCCCCCTCTTTGCTTGCTGTGTAAATAATGAAATGAAATGCTTTTCCATTGTATTCGTTCACACTTCATCTCTTCTAAAAGCGCATGTGCCGTTTTGTGCTAAACATCGTCGAGAACCTAAAAACTCCTCATTCACTATATAATGAGGAGTTTTTTGTGGTTTATTGAGCTGATTCAGATTCTACTGTTGGTTCAGGTGTCGGCTCCGGCGTTGGTTCTACTTCAGGTGTTGGAGCTGGATCCGGTTTCGTCGCTGATTCTGGTTCAGGTGCTGGATTTGGTTTGGTTCCTGCATCTGGTTCAGGCGTTGGTGTTGGTTCCGGATTCGTTCCCGTCTCAGGTTTCAATGCCGAATCCTCCCCCTTTTCACCTTCTGGTTTAAGGTCCGGTGTCAATTCCGTCCCAGGTTCAGGAGTGGTTTCAGGTTTGCCTTCTACTTCAGGTTGTTGGGGCGGTACCAATTCGATAGGTGTAGAGGGTTTATTCAATTCTTCGACCGCTTTTTCGTACTTTGCATCTAGGTCAGCAATGATGGCCTGTTTTTCTTCAGTTAGATCGGTTTTCATATCCGCTTTCAAATTAGCAGCATATTCTTGTAGCGCAAGTGTCCGGCGATTTTGTTCGTCAATCGTGAATGCCTCCAGCTCTTTCTTGGCACTCTCCATCTCTTCCTGCAAAGCTACTTTCAAATCGTCCATAAGTCGATCTTTTTCTGCAGTGATTGCCGCCGCTATCTCCTGTTCAGACGCCGTCTTCTTGGCTCCAAACCAATTAGCAAATGAACTTTCAATACTCTGTCCAGCAAAAGCCATATTCATGCCGCTTCCTAAACCAATACTTATTAGAAAGGCACCTAGTAATATGGTTACCTTTTTATAGTTCTTGAGTTTGTTTAGCATAGTTACACCTCCATTTAAAAAATAAGGACCTCTTTGAATGAGGTCCTTATTTAAAGTTAGAAATTACTTACCATTAATTCCTTTAACTAGTGCATCCATTTCGGCTTCAGCAGCAAGTTGAAGTCCTTTTGCTGTATTAGTAATGATTTTTTCCTGATCTTTAACTAATTTATTTTTCAGATTAGTTACTTCTTTACGGAGTTCCACAATTTTCGCATCAATTAATCCTTTAATCTCCTCAACAGTTGAACCTGTTTTCTTATCTAATTGAGCTTGAAGTTCTTCCTTCGCCACTTTGATTGTCTCTTCCAAATCTTTAATAGCTTGTGTAGTCACTTTGTTTACATCCGTTTTAACTTTTTCATTCGCAGTATTCCCTGCTACTCCTGTGTATTGAGTTAAATCATTTTTTGCGTATGCCAAGGCATCATCACCAGCTTGATTAATTATGCTTTTTGCAAAATTTGATAGGCCACCAAATTGACTGGCCAAATAGGTCTCGATATGTGCTTTTTCTTCTTTTATTGAATCAATGTGCTCTCTGCTCTTGGCATCAATATTTTTATTCGCTACGCCAGCTACGAATTCACCTTTTGCATTAATGCTATCTGTAGCATCA is a window from the Sporosarcina sp. ANT_H38 genome containing:
- a CDS encoding tyrosine-protein phosphatase; its protein translation is MIDMHAHILSGVDDGPETLSESLELIEVAIAEGITDIIATPHAYNPHYNVPKQVVLEKIKLLSKEIKKRDLAIQLHAGQEIRIQESTIEKLHSGEALTLANSKYVLLELPSSGIPAYTVQIIQGILNLNKVPIIAHPERNRAIAEKPSRLERLVSHGALSQVTAGSLAGHFGKSVQRLSLQLVEANLVHAYGSDVHNAVKRPFLYGKGLDFLEKHKHHDQVDILLENNARILTNEDLILLEPGIVECKKWWHLIG
- a CDS encoding CpsD/CapB family tyrosine-protein kinase, with translation MVVKRKKKRIIQTVARKLVTNANQKSIVTEQFRTLRTNINFSMPDRDLSTLLFTSASPGDGKSTVAANTAVVFAQEGKRVLLVDADMRKPTVHYTFHMTNTLGLSNLLTRKTTVSDVVKMSEIDNLHVITCGPIPPNPAELLASETMNKVMEEMTGLYDIVIFDAPPVLSVTDGQILSNKCQGTILVLSAGETEKGAIVKAKDALISSKANILGAVLNNFTLDKDHYYSQYYGTDE
- a CDS encoding YveK family protein, producing the protein MEETISLQELFKTLRKRLSLIAFITVIAITISGVVSFLILTPIYQASTQILITQAKQETTSVNAQDIQANLQLISTYNVIIKSPTILSKVIEELDLDMTTSNLNEYITVDSVQNSQVVTVAVENPDPRQAVEIANTIASVFQEDIIKLMNVDNVTILAKAELAENPSPINPNPKLNMAIAAVIGLMLGVGVAFLLEYLDTTVKTEQDIEDLLGLPILGLVSPISDKEIQQTKVQVEQRRRRV
- a CDS encoding LCP family protein, whose translation is MSRTGKKKKKWPWIVGGIGIVFLGILIYGLLVFKGFTDTVKEIHEPIDRVVSDKRVEPVVFEQQEPFSVLVLGVDERADDAGRSDTMIVMTVNPATKSTKMVSIPRDTYTEIVGKGVKDKLNHAYAFGGIEMSMNSVEGLLDIPIDYVVQVNMDSFKDIVDAVGGIEVTNTLDFKVGNDSFPKGQLSLNGEQALAFVRMRYEDPRGDFGRQDRQKQVIQAVMREGASINSLVNHKSIFGAIGNNVKTNMTFDEMTDVQSKYRDAFGQVDQLYVKEGQGEKMNGIYYYMMNDAELEAITGELKAHLELK
- a CDS encoding VanZ family protein → MKKLIVLIIVLGVLFISSGQTYEQQSLIPTLEKRLPNAPFESSLAKLEVPYWGTTISVEERGYYHFVEFLLRKSAHFLIFGVLAVVIYLVLPKHTFRTLTAFWVTALVAAGDEYHQSLTGGRTPTWQDVALDMAGAAVFLVILRMLFLLKQLKSKKSRKKARAR
- a CDS encoding S-layer homology domain-containing protein, with translation MNNLLRKIYAATVSVAVVLGVIVTAVPVTTDAAGTSFTDVKPTLNHYDPIMNLAGRGIVKDYSNSTYRPNTQLTRGQASKILALALKLDTINVRNPGFKDIDKSNSSYKYIAALENAGLISGFEDNTFKPNTSMTRAHMAKAIDLGFKLEGKSTRNPFRDVSNSAWYVNHVKALVSNKVTKGKSSTTFDPNSSITRTQMASFVVRTENIKVASNPFEKARAEIRKVVTQNGVIEVGGKEVAESKFDSRTNTLTMTAYNLDEGIKGMTGINVFSSKLRALGVKKISIGNAKAVDLSRPTAKDTLKEDFLALLKPSTKPSAYSDVSAEDVQVTLYSNKDGIQFRETFNVNFHVFVPSTN
- a CDS encoding YitT family protein — translated: MKKQHKKETRIHFIFRYFFILVGATMAAAAIELFLVPNSIIDGGIIGISLILNYLTDIPFGLLILIINLPFLFFGYKYIGKNFFISSAFAIVALALVEIPLQSFEPFVTDPLLATVFGGLLLGAGVGLVIRNGGALDGTEILGILLTKKIPFSVGEFVMFFNIFIFAWAGFVLGMEQAMYSILTYYIASKTIDAVIQGLDETKAVIIVSDEYEELGSAINERLGRSITNLKGSGGYNNNEKDVIYVVVTRLEISKLKQIVNEVDAKAFLTIMNTQEAHGGQFKSPIH